One genomic region from Rothia dentocariosa ATCC 17931 encodes:
- the metE gene encoding 5-methyltetrahydropteroyltriglutamate--homocysteine S-methyltransferase, producing the protein MTRTPFPAATIVGYPRVGRFRELKKAQEAFWKGKITQDELRQAAADVQRTYYDRVIERGLSATDSSIPATFSYYDQVLDAVRLFTLVPKRLADAKDARGLLDLPGYFALARGTETLPPLEMTKWFDTNYHYLVPEIGPDTEIKLNLEAIDEQLEVAKEHGVTVRPQLVGPLTLLLGAKAEQGSPEGFTPLDRLDDFVKAYQQVLAELAERGVQWVQLDEPGLTVDRDIPNAKIAELARKTYTALAAETNRPAILVTSPYGNLRENLPALLDTGIEALHLDLVSTLYDAEALTAFKDSGVTLVAGAINGRNIWRADLRALLHALQNINGGEVAVASSTSLQHVPHDLDLEDPADVPVDGLAFADQKVAEIVTLARGLADGESAVEAELKTADEALARFTADPRKHNAAIRERAASVKPEDFERPELKIRRDAQADLNLPKLPTTTIGSFPQTGDIRRHRAEARAGKITQQQLDEFLREEIASVIKLQEDLGLDVLVHGEAERNDMVQYFAENFDGFATTKHGWVQSYGSRCTRPSVLFGDVKRSGEGLRGEAVTVPWISYAQSLTDRPVKGMLTGPVTILAWSFVRDDQPREETANQVALALADEIADLEEAGIRIIQVDEPALRELLPLRRDEQPAYLKWSVNAFRLATSAVEDKTQVHTHLCYSEFNEIIDSINALNADVTSIEAARSHMELLADIPESYVSGLGPGVWDIHSPRVPSQAEVEELIRAAIGYGTISDLWVNPDCGLKTRDYEETKKTLENVVAATKKVRASL; encoded by the coding sequence ATGACCCGCACCCCATTCCCCGCAGCAACCATCGTCGGTTACCCCCGCGTGGGCCGTTTCCGCGAGCTGAAGAAGGCACAGGAAGCGTTCTGGAAAGGCAAAATCACGCAGGATGAGCTGCGCCAGGCGGCCGCAGATGTGCAGCGCACCTACTATGACCGTGTGATCGAGCGCGGTCTTAGCGCCACCGATTCGTCTATCCCGGCGACTTTCTCGTACTACGATCAGGTGCTCGACGCCGTGCGCCTTTTCACCCTCGTACCCAAGCGTCTTGCCGACGCCAAGGATGCGCGCGGCCTGCTCGATCTGCCCGGATACTTTGCTCTAGCGCGCGGAACCGAGACGCTGCCTCCGCTGGAGATGACGAAATGGTTCGATACGAACTACCACTACCTAGTGCCCGAAATCGGCCCGGATACCGAGATCAAGCTGAATCTTGAGGCTATTGACGAGCAGCTTGAAGTCGCCAAGGAGCACGGGGTGACGGTGCGCCCGCAGCTGGTCGGCCCGCTCACTCTGCTTCTCGGGGCGAAAGCCGAGCAGGGTTCGCCCGAAGGGTTCACACCGCTGGATCGCCTGGACGATTTCGTGAAAGCTTACCAGCAGGTGCTCGCCGAGCTGGCGGAGCGCGGCGTGCAGTGGGTGCAGCTCGACGAACCCGGACTGACCGTGGACCGCGATATTCCCAACGCCAAAATCGCCGAATTGGCGCGTAAAACTTACACCGCGTTGGCGGCCGAAACGAACCGCCCCGCAATCCTGGTGACAAGCCCCTACGGCAATCTGCGCGAGAACCTGCCCGCGCTGTTAGACACCGGTATTGAGGCGCTGCATCTCGACCTGGTTTCCACCCTCTACGATGCCGAGGCGCTGACCGCCTTCAAAGACTCCGGCGTAACCCTGGTGGCGGGTGCCATTAACGGACGCAATATATGGCGTGCCGATCTGCGAGCGCTTCTGCACGCACTCCAGAACATTAATGGCGGCGAGGTGGCGGTCGCGTCCTCAACCTCGCTGCAGCATGTGCCGCACGATCTCGACCTTGAAGACCCCGCCGATGTGCCCGTAGACGGTCTGGCTTTTGCCGACCAGAAAGTCGCCGAGATCGTGACTCTTGCCCGCGGTCTTGCCGACGGTGAGTCTGCGGTTGAGGCAGAGTTGAAGACCGCCGACGAAGCGCTGGCACGTTTCACGGCGGATCCGCGTAAGCATAATGCCGCAATCCGTGAGCGTGCCGCATCCGTGAAACCGGAAGATTTTGAGCGCCCCGAACTGAAAATCCGCCGGGATGCCCAAGCCGATCTGAATCTGCCGAAGCTGCCGACCACGACCATTGGTTCGTTCCCGCAGACCGGCGATATTCGCCGCCACCGTGCAGAGGCGCGTGCCGGTAAAATCACGCAGCAGCAGCTTGACGAGTTCCTGCGTGAAGAGATCGCCTCCGTTATTAAACTCCAGGAAGATTTGGGCCTGGATGTGCTCGTGCACGGCGAGGCCGAACGTAACGACATGGTGCAGTACTTCGCCGAAAACTTCGATGGTTTCGCCACGACCAAGCACGGCTGGGTGCAGTCCTACGGTTCGCGTTGCACTCGCCCATCGGTGCTTTTCGGCGATGTGAAACGCTCGGGTGAAGGGCTGCGCGGCGAGGCCGTAACCGTGCCCTGGATTTCGTACGCCCAGTCGCTCACCGACCGTCCCGTCAAGGGCATGCTGACCGGCCCGGTGACTATTCTGGCCTGGTCGTTCGTGCGTGATGACCAGCCGCGCGAGGAAACCGCGAATCAGGTGGCGTTGGCGCTCGCCGACGAAATCGCCGATTTGGAAGAGGCGGGCATCCGCATCATTCAGGTGGATGAACCGGCACTGCGTGAGCTTCTGCCACTGCGCCGTGATGAGCAGCCTGCGTACCTGAAGTGGTCGGTGAATGCGTTCCGCCTGGCGACGAGCGCGGTCGAGGATAAAACTCAGGTTCACACCCACCTGTGCTACTCGGAGTTCAACGAGATTATTGATTCGATTAATGCCCTGAATGCGGATGTGACCAGTATTGAGGCGGCGCGCTCGCATATGGAGCTGCTGGCGGATATTCCCGAAAGCTATGTTTCGGGGCTGGGCCCGGGCGTGTGGGATATTCACTCGCCGCGTGTGCCTTCGCAGGCCGAGGTTGAGGAGCTGATCCGTGCCGCGATTGGGTACGGAACCATCTCTGATCTGTGGGTTAACCCGGATTGTGGTTTGAAGACCCGCGACTACGAGGAGACGAAGAAGACGCTGGAGAACGTGGTGGCCGCCACGAAGAAGGTTCGGGCAAGCCTGTAG
- a CDS encoding methylenetetrahydrofolate reductase, producing the protein MTTVHPALSYELYPPRSHASCDSLLKTIAELEQTNPDYVSVTYSGDAQRRQKTLALLDHLVHETSLNPLAHLICVGHSVADLERSVRLILGLGVRGFLALRGDIPPENTRPLELPFARYLVELIRRVEREDFAHLAAGKVSIGVAAYPHKHPESSSLLQDIEILLSKQRAGADFAITQVFFETERYSGLVDAARLAGVEMPIIPGIMPVTSLTRLTKLCELAGLEVPRELAHRLETASNPRELHRIGVEHALNQCRKVLDAGAPGLHFFTFNEHEAVLDVLEELDVPRYSNRFKLPLSDLQYL; encoded by the coding sequence ATGACGACAGTTCACCCGGCTCTTTCTTACGAGCTGTATCCGCCACGGTCGCACGCAAGCTGCGATTCCCTGCTCAAAACCATTGCCGAGCTTGAGCAAACCAACCCGGATTACGTTTCCGTCACCTATTCGGGCGATGCGCAGCGCCGCCAAAAGACGCTGGCTCTGCTCGATCACCTAGTGCATGAAACCTCGCTGAACCCGCTGGCGCATCTAATCTGCGTGGGGCATTCCGTGGCCGATTTGGAACGCTCGGTTCGTCTGATTCTGGGGCTTGGTGTGCGCGGGTTCTTGGCACTGCGCGGCGATATTCCACCCGAAAACACGCGCCCGCTTGAACTGCCTTTTGCCCGCTACCTGGTGGAGCTGATTCGCAGGGTGGAACGTGAGGATTTCGCGCATCTTGCTGCGGGGAAGGTGTCGATTGGGGTTGCGGCATACCCGCATAAGCACCCCGAATCTTCCTCGCTTCTTCAAGACATTGAGATTCTGCTTTCAAAACAGCGTGCTGGGGCGGATTTCGCCATCACCCAGGTTTTCTTTGAGACCGAACGCTATTCGGGGCTGGTAGATGCGGCACGCCTTGCCGGGGTGGAGATGCCCATTATCCCCGGTATTATGCCCGTTACCTCGCTGACTCGGCTGACGAAGCTGTGCGAGCTTGCCGGGCTTGAAGTGCCGCGCGAGCTGGCGCATCGCCTAGAAACCGCGAGCAATCCGCGCGAGCTGCACCGCATCGGCGTGGAACATGCACTCAACCAATGTCGCAAGGTGCTTGATGCTGGCGCCCCCGGCCTGCATTTCTTCACATTTAACGAGCATGAGGCTGTGCTGGACGTCCTCGAAGAACTCGACGTTCCGCGCTACTCGAACCGTTTCAAACTCCCCCTAAGCGATCTTCAATACCTCTAA
- a CDS encoding aldo/keto reductase, with amino-acid sequence MERIESPAYARLGNSGLVVPSVGIGCNNLGRPGTPTQTQEGTNAVIAAAVEAGIGFFDIADLYGAEPGLSETMFGTAMRELNLNRDDLIIVTKFGLPTGTLNGNDWDARGSRRYIMRAVEGSLRRLGTEYIDLYFYHSPDPNTPLEETLSALDTLVTSGKVRYLGHSNFAGWQLAHAEHLARELGTERFIAAENHYNLLDRRAELEILPAARHFGLGVLPYFPLANGLLTGKYRRDSIPAGSRLSHSKAQVLAQADWEQLDAYHEFCADLGISEVQASISWLKQQNPVASVIAGATTPEQVHANAQAASVRFNDDELVRLNEIFPAPESIALF; translated from the coding sequence ATGGAACGCATCGAATCTCCCGCATATGCACGCCTGGGTAACTCCGGGCTGGTCGTGCCCTCCGTCGGTATCGGCTGCAACAATCTGGGACGCCCCGGCACCCCCACTCAAACTCAGGAAGGCACCAACGCCGTGATCGCCGCCGCAGTCGAGGCGGGCATCGGCTTCTTCGATATTGCCGACCTGTACGGCGCCGAACCCGGGCTGTCAGAAACCATGTTCGGTACCGCGATGCGCGAACTTAACCTCAACCGTGATGACCTGATCATCGTCACCAAATTCGGGCTTCCCACCGGTACCCTCAACGGCAACGACTGGGATGCGCGCGGCTCACGCCGATACATCATGCGTGCCGTCGAAGGTTCACTGCGCCGCCTGGGAACCGAGTACATTGACCTGTATTTCTACCACAGCCCCGACCCGAACACCCCGCTGGAAGAGACCCTATCTGCTCTCGATACGCTCGTGACCAGCGGAAAGGTTCGTTACCTGGGGCACTCCAACTTTGCGGGGTGGCAGCTTGCCCACGCCGAGCATCTCGCCCGCGAACTCGGCACTGAGCGGTTTATCGCCGCCGAAAACCACTACAACCTGCTTGACCGCCGTGCCGAACTCGAAATTCTTCCCGCCGCCCGCCACTTCGGGCTCGGGGTTCTCCCGTATTTCCCGCTTGCCAATGGGCTTTTGACCGGAAAATACCGCCGCGACAGTATCCCTGCAGGGTCACGTCTGTCGCATTCCAAAGCGCAGGTACTTGCGCAAGCCGACTGGGAACAACTCGATGCCTACCACGAATTTTGTGCCGATCTGGGGATCTCTGAGGTTCAAGCCTCCATCTCTTGGCTCAAACAGCAGAACCCCGTCGCTAGCGTGATTGCCGGGGCAACCACCCCCGAACAAGTACACGCAAACGCGCAGGCCGCAAGCGTGCGTTTCAACGATGACGAACTGGTGCGGCTCAACGAGATTTTTCCAGCGCCCGAAAGCATCGCGCTTTTCTAA
- a CDS encoding sugar porter family MFS transporter, with protein sequence MKDKNTRMSITTEPPNRASALPPLGQGAHTRRLGVIALVATFGGLLFGYDTGVINGALDPMSRELGMDNTIQGWVTGSLAFAAALGAMITGRISDALGRRRTIIGLSILFIAGALACVFTPSIAVLLMGRTMLGLAVGGASAVVPVFLAELAPYEIRGSLSGRNELMVVGGQLAAFIVNAIIGNLWGEHDSVWRWMFAVCALPALALFIGMLRMPESPRWLIAQGRTEDARAIMRRIRPAERADAEIADIARSLEETRTQIGAKARSSTGKILREKWFVRILLVGILVGAGQQLTGINSIMYYGIKVLKEAGFDEGSALIANIAPGAIAVVGSIFSLRMMERVNRRTMVIAGYSLTAFFHLLIGVASMLLPEGSPARPYIILALVVGFVGSMQTCLNVSTWVLMSELFPLRVRAVGMGLSAFCGWMMNGLLSLVFPVILGALGLTGSFFGFMVVNVLIAVLMWRNLPETRGKTLEDVEAGVISGAAYPFAATR encoded by the coding sequence ATGAAAGACAAAAATACCCGCATGAGCATCACCACCGAGCCGCCGAACCGCGCCAGTGCACTACCCCCGCTCGGGCAGGGCGCGCACACCCGCCGCCTAGGCGTTATCGCGCTGGTGGCAACCTTCGGCGGGCTTCTCTTCGGGTACGACACCGGCGTTATCAACGGTGCCCTCGACCCCATGAGCCGCGAACTCGGCATGGACAACACCATTCAAGGCTGGGTCACAGGCTCCCTCGCCTTTGCTGCCGCCCTCGGAGCCATGATCACCGGGCGCATTTCAGATGCTCTCGGACGGCGCAGAACCATCATCGGACTCTCAATCCTCTTCATCGCGGGCGCGCTCGCATGCGTCTTCACCCCCAGCATTGCTGTACTGTTGATGGGCCGTACGATGCTTGGGCTCGCTGTGGGAGGCGCATCCGCGGTCGTGCCTGTATTCCTCGCCGAACTTGCACCCTACGAAATTCGCGGCTCACTCTCCGGGCGCAACGAACTCATGGTCGTCGGCGGGCAGCTCGCAGCGTTCATCGTGAATGCCATCATCGGCAACCTCTGGGGCGAACACGACAGCGTATGGCGGTGGATGTTCGCCGTCTGCGCCTTGCCTGCGCTCGCGCTTTTCATCGGTATGCTCCGCATGCCCGAATCCCCCCGCTGGCTTATCGCACAGGGGCGCACCGAGGATGCGCGCGCCATTATGCGGCGCATCCGCCCCGCCGAACGTGCCGATGCCGAAATTGCAGACATCGCGCGTTCACTTGAGGAAACGCGCACCCAAATCGGTGCGAAGGCTAGGAGCAGCACGGGTAAAATCCTGCGTGAAAAATGGTTTGTGCGGATTCTATTGGTCGGTATTTTGGTGGGTGCCGGGCAGCAGCTCACCGGCATCAACTCGATCATGTACTACGGCATTAAAGTGCTCAAAGAGGCCGGGTTTGACGAAGGTTCGGCTCTCATTGCGAATATTGCCCCGGGCGCTATCGCCGTGGTCGGCTCAATCTTTTCGCTGCGCATGATGGAGCGCGTGAACCGCCGCACTATGGTGATCGCTGGGTATTCGCTGACCGCTTTTTTCCACCTGCTGATCGGGGTAGCATCTATGCTCCTGCCGGAAGGCAGCCCCGCGCGTCCCTATATTATTCTGGCGCTTGTGGTCGGGTTCGTGGGGTCGATGCAGACCTGCCTGAATGTTTCGACATGGGTGCTGATGAGCGAGCTGTTCCCGCTTCGGGTACGCGCGGTTGGCATGGGTCTTTCCGCATTTTGCGGCTGGATGATGAACGGCCTGCTTTCCCTCGTATTTCCGGTCATTTTGGGGGCGCTGGGGCTGACCGGCTCCTTCTTCGGGTTCATGGTGGTGAACGTGCTGATCGCCGTGCTCATGTGGCGTAACCTGCCCGAGACCCGCGGCAAAACCCTGGAAGACGTGGAGGCGGGCGTTATCTCAGGCGCCGCCTATCCGTTTGCGGCTACTCGGTAG
- a CDS encoding cytochrome P450 codes for MADNVKNDWDLRSEKVQKNQVAAYDEMRRRCPVAHDEFMGYSVFKNADVQHVLDHPDIYSNVVSTRHIAVPNGMDAPEHTTFRAVNDKYFTSERLREFEPKIREVVKNLVADLPRGTEVNVMDGFAQAYAMRIQNAFMGWPASLEKPLIEWIEKNREATLRRDREQIGKVALEFDTYIRELLDARREQAAAGNPQDVTAELLTDTVQLPDQEPRTMTDEEIVSLIRNWTVGELSTVSACAGIIVNFLARNPQEQARLRESLGEGHAEIAAAVEEIMRLEDPLVTNRRVTTEDTVLGGRTIPANSRVTINWSSANRDEDAFEDALTYNPHRDQSRNLVYGDGIHVCPGAPLARLELRLLMEELLKATKSIVPGDESDAPATENATYPISGYSTVRVVFG; via the coding sequence GTGGCAGACAACGTAAAAAATGATTGGGATTTGCGCAGCGAGAAGGTTCAGAAGAACCAGGTGGCCGCTTATGACGAGATGCGCCGCCGCTGCCCCGTAGCGCACGACGAGTTCATGGGCTACTCCGTGTTCAAGAATGCCGATGTGCAGCATGTGCTCGATCATCCCGACATTTACTCGAATGTCGTCTCGACTAGGCACATCGCCGTGCCAAACGGTATGGATGCGCCTGAACACACAACGTTCCGTGCCGTGAACGACAAATACTTCACCTCCGAACGCCTGAGGGAGTTTGAGCCGAAAATCCGTGAGGTCGTCAAGAACCTGGTGGCTGATTTGCCGCGCGGCACCGAGGTTAATGTGATGGATGGGTTCGCGCAGGCTTATGCGATGCGTATTCAGAATGCGTTCATGGGCTGGCCCGCGAGCCTTGAGAAGCCGCTGATCGAGTGGATTGAGAAGAACCGCGAGGCTACGCTGCGCCGCGACCGCGAACAGATCGGCAAGGTCGCCCTTGAGTTTGACACCTATATTCGTGAGCTTCTGGATGCGCGCCGCGAGCAGGCTGCCGCCGGGAACCCGCAGGATGTGACCGCCGAGCTGCTGACCGACACCGTGCAGCTGCCCGATCAAGAGCCCCGCACTATGACCGATGAAGAGATTGTGAGCCTGATCCGCAACTGGACGGTGGGGGAGCTTTCGACCGTTTCGGCGTGCGCCGGGATTATCGTAAACTTTTTGGCGCGCAACCCGCAGGAGCAGGCTCGACTTCGTGAGTCACTAGGGGAGGGGCATGCGGAGATCGCCGCCGCAGTTGAGGAGATTATGCGTCTTGAAGACCCGCTGGTGACGAACCGCCGCGTGACTACCGAAGATACCGTGCTGGGCGGGCGTACCATTCCGGCGAATTCGCGGGTGACGATCAACTGGTCAAGTGCCAACCGTGATGAGGACGCGTTCGAGGATGCGCTCACCTATAACCCGCATCGTGACCAGTCCCGCAACCTGGTGTATGGCGACGGTATTCACGTCTGCCCGGGTGCGCCGCTGGCCCGCTTGGAGCTGCGCCTGCTCATGGAGGAGCTGCTGAAGGCAACCAAGAGTATTGTTCCTGGTGACGAGTCGGATGCACCCGCCACCGAGAACGCCACCTACCCGATCTCGGGCTACTCGACGGTCCGGGTGGTGTTTGGGTAG
- a CDS encoding cypemycin family RiPP translates to MNVSDLANSIEIDTTPGAADYAMNSAQPSMTTPAGVYAVAEMAVAGSTICLVC, encoded by the coding sequence ATGAACGTTTCGGATCTCGCGAATTCAATTGAAATTGACACTACCCCGGGTGCTGCTGATTACGCAATGAATAGTGCTCAGCCGTCAATGACCACTCCTGCTGGGGTATATGCTGTAGCAGAAATGGCCGTTGCTGGCAGCACCATCTGCTTGGTTTGCTAA